The following DNA comes from Streptomyces pristinaespiralis.
GGTCTACAAGGGCACGGCGGAGCCGCTGTACTCGATGGTCCCCAAGGGCATCGCCGGGCACACCACCGAGTTCTTCGACCGCTACGGCGAGCCGGACGTCAAGAAGGCGGAGGAGATCCTCGAGGACGCGGGCATCACCGAGCCCGTGTCGCTGAGCTTCTGGTACACCACCGACCGGTACGGCTCCGCGACGGCTCCCGAGTTCGCCGAGCTCAAGCGGCAGCTCGAGGCGACCGGCCTGTTCAAGATCTCCATCCAGGGCAAGCCGTGGGCCGAGTTCCAGAAGGGCTACCAGGCGGGCCAGTACCCGGTCTTCGGCCGTGGCTGGTTCCCGGACTTCCCGGACCCGGACAACTTCATCGCGCCGTTCGTCGGCCCGAACAACGTCCTCGGCACCCCGTACGAGGCGCCCGAGATCTCCGAGCAGCTCGTGCAGTCCCGGCGTGAGAGCGACCGCGGAGCGGTCACCAAGCAGTTCGAGAAGGCGCAGGAGATCCTCGTCGACGACGTTCGCCTGCTGCCGCTGTGGCAGGGCAAACTGTACGTGGCGGCCAGCGAGGAGATCGGCGGCGGCGAGCGTTCGCTCGACCCGCAGACCGTCATGCAGGTGTGGGAGCTGTACCGCAAGGCCAGCTGGTAGCGCTGTCAGTGCCCCCGGGTAGGTTCTGAGATCCCGGTTCCGTGATCTCGGAACCTGCCCTCAGACGGAGGTTGTTGACGTGACCGACACCGACTTGCTGCCCGAGTCCTGGCGCGGCGTCCTCGGCGAAGAGCTGCAGAAGCCGTACTTCAAGGAGCTCACCGAGTTCGTCGAGAAGGAGCGGGCCAACGGGCCGGTGTATCCGCCGAGCGCGGAGGTGTTCGCCGCACTGGAGGCCACGCCGTACGAGCGGGTGAAGGTGCTCATCCTCGGCCAGGACCCGTACCACGGCGAGGGCCAGGGGCACGGTCTCTGCTTCTCGGTGCGGCCGGGCGTCAAGACCCCGCCGTCCTTGCGCAACATCTACAAGGAGATGCAGAGCGAGCTCGGCCACCCGGTCCCGGACAACGGCTATCTCATGCCGTGGGCGCGCCAAGGCGTGCTGCTGCTCAACGCGGTGCTGACCGTCCGGGCCGGCGAGGCCAACTCCCACAAGGGCAAGGGCTGGGAGAAGGTGACCGACGCGGTGATCCGCGCGGTGGCCTCCCGGCCGGACCCGGCCGTCTTCGTCCTGTGGGGCAACTACGCGCAGAAGAAGCTGCCGCTCATCGACGAGGAGCGGCATGCCGTGGTGAAGGGGGCGCACCCCTCGCCGCTGTCCGCGAAGAAGTTCTTCGGCTCGCGGCCGTTCACCCAGATCAACGAGGCCGTCGCCGCGCAGGGCCACGAGCCCATCGACTGGCGCATCCCCGACATCGGCTGAATCGGCGCACCCGGCTGACAGGCCGGGGCCGCCGCCCGAGCCTGTGCGGGATCGGCCCCGGCGGCGGCTAGCGTCGGTTTCCTCAAGCAGCACTTCGCCGCGGACGAGGAGGCCACAGTGATGGAGCAGCAGGAGGCGTCGCAGGACATCGTCATGACCAGGATCGGGCAGGCGATGATGCTGCTGCACGGGGGAGACCGCGAGGAGGCGCGCAATCGCTTCGCCCTGCTCTGGTCGGAGATCGGCGAGGAGGGGGACGCCCTGCACCGCTGCACACTCGCCCACTGCATGGCGGACGTCCAGGACGACCCGGCGGACGAGCTGGCCTGGGATCTGCGTGCCCTGTCGGCGGCCGACGGGCTGAGCGACGAACGGCTCGCCCGGCACCAGACGCTCGCTGTGCGGGCCCTGTACCCCTCGCTCCATCTGAATCTGGCGGCGGACTACGTCAAGCTGCGCCGCCCCGAGGAGGCGCGCGCCCATCTGGACCGGGCACGCGCGTCCACGGACGCCCTGGGGGACGACGGCTACGGCCGCGGGGTGCGGGCCGCCATCGACCGCCTGGAGCGCACCCTACGGGCCGGCTGAGCCGCCTGCCGGTCCCGCCGGGTCACTCGCCCGTGACACCGTCGATGTGTTCGCGCAGCAGGTCGGCGTGGCCGTTGTGGCGGGCGTACTCCTCGATCATGTGGGTGAGGATCCAGCGCAGGCTGAACGGCTCACCGCCACGGCCGCGGGACAGGGACAGGTCGTCGAGTCCGTGCGCTTCGGTGACCTTGCGGGCATCGGCGACCTGGGTGAGCCAGGTCGCGTGCGCCTCGGCCCAGGTGTCCTGCGCGGTCACATGGAAGTCCCTGTCCCCGTCCTCCTCCGTGGAGTACAGGTCGGGCAGGTCCTCGTCCTCCATGATCTCGCGGAACCAGTAGCGCTCGACCTCGGCGAGGTGGCGTACGAGGCCCAGCAGGGTGAGCTCGGAGGGCGCCAGCGCGGCCGTCCGCAGCTGTGCGTCGTCCAGACCGGCGCACTTCATGATCAGCGTCTCGCGGTGGTAGTCCAGGAAGCCTTCCAGCATGGCGCGTTCGTCGGCGGTGGTGGACGGCTCGGTACGTGTATCGGTGGTCATGACGATCATCCTGCGTCACCTCCCGCTTTACGGCCACGAGTTATTCGCTTTGTCCGGTTTGTGGGCCGAGCATGCCGCGCAACAACTCCTGGAACCCTTGGCGCAGTTCCTCCGCGCTCGGTACCGCCGCGTGGTAGGAGCCGACGGCGCAGGCGAACATCAGCCCCTCGCACCATGCGACGAGGGACAGGGCGTGCCGTTCCGGCTCCGGCGAACCCGCCTCTGCCATCAGCGCGTTGAGCGGGGCACGGAAGCGGCTGCCCGTCCGGTCGTAGAACTCGCGCAGCTCCGGGCGCCGGGTGGCCTCCAGGGCCAGCTCGTAGCGGGCGACGAGCAGTTCGGGGTGACCCGTCAGATAGCGGTGCAGCGCGAGCGCCATGGCGTCCAGCAGGTCGCCCCTGCCGCCCATGGCCGACGGCAACTCCGCCACGGTGAGGACGGCCGCCTCGCGGTCCGCCAGCCTGCGCACCGCCGCCTCGAGCAGTGCCTGGCGGGTGCGGGCGTGGTTGGAGGTCGAGCCCTGGGGCAGACCCGCCGCCTCGTCCACGGCGCGGTGGGTGAGCCCGCGCATGCCGCGCTCGGCGAGGAGCGCGAGCGCGGTGTCGGCGATGAGTTCTGCCCGAGGGGCGCCGGGCGGGGCGGTGCGTGCGGCCATGCGGTCAATCTACCGTCGCAACTACAGGTGTAGTAGCGTTGGCCGTGTCACTACAGGTGTAGTTACCGAGTGAAGGAGCAGACATGCCCGTACCGCGGAAAACCGCTCACGCCGTCGTCGTCGGCAGCGGGATCGGCGGCCTCACCGCGGCCGTCGCCCTGCGGCAGCACGGCTGGCAGGTCACCGTCCTGGAGAGGGCCGCGTCCCTCGAGCCCGTCGGCGCGGGCATCGGGCTCGCCCCCAACTCCCAGCGCGCGCTCGACGTCGTCGGACTCGGCGACGAGATCCGCGGCCTGGCCGCCTGGCAGGGCGCCGGCGGGATGCGGAACCCGGCCGGCCGCTGGCTGTCCCGCACCGACAGCGGCGCCGCCGCCGAACGCTTCGGCGGGCCTCTCGTGCTCGTCCACCGCGCCACCCTGATCGACCGGATCGCCCGCAGACTGCCCGAGGGCACCGTCCGCACCGGCTGCCCCGGCGAACTGGCCGACGCGGGCATCGCCGGCGGCCGCCCCGCCCGGGTGACCACCCCCGACGGCGACATCGAGGCTGACCTCGTCATCGGCGCCGACGGTATCCACTCCGCGGTGCGCCGTGCCCTCTTCCCCGCCCACCCGGGGCCCGCCTACTCCGGGCTGACCACCTGGCGCGTGGTCGTCCCCGCGCCGGAGCTGCCCTTCGAACCGCACGAGACCTGGGGCCCCGGCTCCCTGTGGGGGACCCAGCCCCTCAAGGACGGCCGCGTCTACGCCTACGCGGCGGCCACCGCCCCGCAGGGCGGCAAGGCACCCGACGGTGAGAA
Coding sequences within:
- a CDS encoding uracil-DNA glycosylase, with the translated sequence MTDTDLLPESWRGVLGEELQKPYFKELTEFVEKERANGPVYPPSAEVFAALEATPYERVKVLILGQDPYHGEGQGHGLCFSVRPGVKTPPSLRNIYKEMQSELGHPVPDNGYLMPWARQGVLLLNAVLTVRAGEANSHKGKGWEKVTDAVIRAVASRPDPAVFVLWGNYAQKKLPLIDEERHAVVKGAHPSPLSAKKFFGSRPFTQINEAVAAQGHEPIDWRIPDIG
- a CDS encoding tetratricopeptide repeat protein, with the protein product MMEQQEASQDIVMTRIGQAMMLLHGGDREEARNRFALLWSEIGEEGDALHRCTLAHCMADVQDDPADELAWDLRALSAADGLSDERLARHQTLAVRALYPSLHLNLAADYVKLRRPEEARAHLDRARASTDALGDDGYGRGVRAAIDRLERTLRAG
- a CDS encoding DinB family protein, coding for MTTDTRTEPSTTADERAMLEGFLDYHRETLIMKCAGLDDAQLRTAALAPSELTLLGLVRHLAEVERYWFREIMEDEDLPDLYSTEEDGDRDFHVTAQDTWAEAHATWLTQVADARKVTEAHGLDDLSLSRGRGGEPFSLRWILTHMIEEYARHNGHADLLREHIDGVTGE
- a CDS encoding TetR/AcrR family transcriptional regulator, translated to MAARTAPPGAPRAELIADTALALLAERGMRGLTHRAVDEAAGLPQGSTSNHARTRQALLEAAVRRLADREAAVLTVAELPSAMGGRGDLLDAMALALHRYLTGHPELLVARYELALEATRRPELREFYDRTGSRFRAPLNALMAEAGSPEPERHALSLVAWCEGLMFACAVGSYHAAVPSAEELRQGFQELLRGMLGPQTGQSE
- a CDS encoding FAD-dependent monooxygenase is translated as MPVPRKTAHAVVVGSGIGGLTAAVALRQHGWQVTVLERAASLEPVGAGIGLAPNSQRALDVVGLGDEIRGLAAWQGAGGMRNPAGRWLSRTDSGAAAERFGGPLVLVHRATLIDRIARRLPEGTVRTGCPGELADAGIAGGRPARVTTPDGDIEADLVIGADGIHSAVRRALFPAHPGPAYSGLTTWRVVVPAPELPFEPHETWGPGSLWGTQPLKDGRVYAYAAATAPQGGKAPDGEKAELLRRFGDWHDPVPGIIAAAAPKSVLRNDVHHMIRPLPAYHRGRTVLLGDAAHAMAPTLGQGGNQAIEDAIVLAHHTATGLDLGAGLAAYSAERQPRTAAIVRKSAQVARLMSLSGTPAVAVRDALMSTVSRLGPGLVLRTFDGIADWRPPRRTYAAGAQDAHGEPGAHEERPARR